The Sedimentibacter sp. zth1 DNA segment GTTTATTTTGGGTAACTCTAAATCGCTAAGGTTAACATCATTTTCTACAGTGTTTGTTTTATCTTCATTTTTATTAATTTGTTGCTCTTCATTTTGCCGATTTATAGGCTTTGTAGTTAATACTAGCTCTTCTATAGATTTATCTTCACTCAGCATGTTTTTAATATTTTGATTAACAATATTAAAATCTAAAGTATTTAAATTTTCAGCAGTATTTGTATTAACTAACGAGTTTTCATTACTAGCACTCACTAATATTTTAGAATCTAATTTTTGACTAATCAAATTGATAATATTTTCTAAAACTACATTCTTGCTATCTCCATCATATTGCGTAATAAGCTTGCTTAAAGATTCAATATTATTTGATGCAATATAAGGATGAATTGCACTGTCTACAATATCTAATAAATTAGTATCTGTAGATAAGTCTGAAAATAAATTAAGTAACGCATCAGCTGGGCTACTTTGCTCGTTATTGACTAATCCTTGTGATAATAGTTGCTCAACTAAAACAGAAGCATTATTACTATTATTATTTGCATAAATAACATTTGAAACAGATGAATTCGGAATTATTAAGTCACAATTCAATTGATTTAATAAAGTATTGTTAGTATTATTATCTACAATATTTAATTGAGTTAATAAGGTATTGTTTGTATTGTCATCTGCAATATTTGAATCCAAACTATTTGTTGCATTTAAATTTACATTTTGTAGTAAAAGCAAAATATATGACATCAAATTATTACTTGTTTTATCTTCTTCATTTATAAATTGCTCATCAATTTCATTTGTTGTAGATTTCACTACCTCTTTTGGCTGCTTATCATTCACAACAGTTCTATTTAATAGCTTAGAAAACGAATCATTGTCAACTATTGAATTGTCAGTTTTTTTACTGGTTTCATTTGGTTTACTAACTTCATTTGGTTTACTACTAACAATTGGTTTTTTTCTAATGTTTATATCATTTAAAATATTTGTACCCATATTCAATTGTTCACCTCCTCTCAATATTGATTAAATTTATTTAAAAGTTTTGAGTACTCATCAAGCTTGAAGCAGTCACAAATTCTTCAATAAATATTTCTTCTGATTTCTGTAATGCCTTATTGTACTCATCTACCTTTTTCTCTTTCAGCTTATCAATTGTTGAAATTTCTCTATTCATCTCAATTATTTCAAGTTTCTTTAACTCAATTTTCTTTAACAAAATTTGTTTTTCTTCACTTTTTTTCTTGATTAAATTTAACAATGAATTCATATAATCTTTGTAATACTGTATTTCATAAGATAATATTAAAGTTCTAGTTTTTTCTATATAAAGATTATCAGATTTTATGTACTTAATTTTTAAATTTTCTATTTCTTCATCTTTTTTTGATAGGAGAAATTGCAAATTACTTAAATCATTTTTCAAATTCTTTAAATTTTGATTTTTGAATTGTAATATTTTCTCCAAGGAAAATTCAAATTTTTTCATATTATCTTTTTTTACCTCTATTTATCTTGTACAACTTCTTCTAACAAGTTTAGTGTCTCTTCAAAAGTGAAACTTTCATTTATTCCTTGCTGTAAGAAACTATTTACATTATTTATTTTTTGTATTGCATCATCAAGAGTTGCATTTGTTCCACTTTTATATGCACCAATTGAAATTAAGTCATAATTTGCATAGTATAAAGATAAAATATCTCTTAACTTTTTTGCTAACGCATTATGTTTATCACCAACAATATCATTCATCAAACGAGAAATACTTGCATTTATATCTATTGCCGGAAAATGGTTTCTATTTGCTAATGCACGAGTTAAAACAATATGTCCATCAACTATACCTCTAACTGTATCGGATATAGGTTCATTAGTATCATCACCCTCTACCAATACAGTATAAATACCGGTTATAGAACCGTTTCCGAAGTTACCGCTTCTTTCTAAAAGCTTAGGTAATTCAGCATATATCGATGGGGTATATCCTCTCGCAACTGGTGGCTCTCCTGTTGCAAGTCCTATCTCTCTTTGAGCCATTGCAAATCTAGTTAAAGAATCCATCATCAACAACACATCTTTACCCTGGTCCTTAAAATATTCTGCAATTGTTGTAGCAACCAAAGCACATTTTATCCTAAGCATAGCAGGTTGATCTGAAGTTGCAACCACTAAAACAGAACGTTTCAAGCCCTCTTCTCCTAAGTCTTTCTCAATAAATTCTCTAACTTCTCTTCCTCTTTCACCAACTAAAGCAATAACATTAATATCAGCTTTAACATTTTTAGCTACCATACCTAACAATGTACTTTTACCTACTCCACTGCCAGCAAAGATACCCATTCTTTGACCTTTGCCGATACTAAGTATACCGTCAATCGCCTTGACTCCAAAGCTTAGTGTGGAATTAATTCTTGGTCTTTCCAATGGATTAATATACTCATTGTCAACATATGATACAGAAGTTACATTTTTAAACTCACCTTTACCATCAATTGGTTCTCCCTTAGAGTTAATTATTCTGCCTTTTAAAAAGTCTCCCACAGGTATTGATAACTTTTTTCCAGTTGATACAACAACATTTCCTAGTCCAACACCCTTTATATCTTGGTATGGCATTAATAGTACTTTACTGTCATTAAAGCCAACAACCTCGGCATCAATTGATTTATTATTATCTGTAACTATCTTACATATCTCTCCGATTTTGTACTTTGTACCTGTTGCTTCAATTTTAAGTCCAGAAATTTGCTTAACTTTTCCCATGTGTGTACATAAATCAGATTTTCTTAATAATTTATTTATATCATCAAAGTTCAAATTAGCTCTCCTGTGCTCCAAATATAATGCTCTTAAGGTTTTTAACCTGCGTATTTACTCCTGCATTAATAACATTATCCGGAGTTTCTATAATTAATTCTCCATTTTCACTATCAGTCAAAACTTCAAGTTTGACATGTTCTGAAATTTTCAATAGCTTTTCCATAATGTCTTTATCAGTTGAAATTGTAATGTAATCTTTACTTGACAAATATATTTTTAGCCACTCAATGTTTTTGTAGCTATTAATTGATTCAGTTAGAAGATTTTTTATTACATCTTCATTTTGATTAACTTCTGTTTTTATTATTTTCTCTGCCATATTTATTGCAAGTTCAGATAACCCATCTTTGTAATTTTTAATTACTTCCTCTTTACTGTCTTCTACTAAACATATTTGTTTTAAT contains these protein-coding regions:
- a CDS encoding flagellar hook-length control protein FliK encodes the protein MGTNILNDINIRKKPIVSSKPNEVSKPNETSKKTDNSIVDNDSFSKLLNRTVVNDKQPKEVVKSTTNEIDEQFINEEDKTSNNLMSYILLLLQNVNLNATNSLDSNIADDNTNNTLLTQLNIVDNNTNNTLLNQLNCDLIIPNSSVSNVIYANNNSNNASVLVEQLLSQGLVNNEQSSPADALLNLFSDLSTDTNLLDIVDSAIHPYIASNNIESLSKLITQYDGDSKNVVLENIINLISQKLDSKILVSASNENSLVNTNTAENLNTLDFNIVNQNIKNMLSEDKSIEELVLTTKPINRQNEEQQINKNEDKTNTVENDVNLSDLELPKINNMFKVTDEASMIKENTINQVKEQIVIMKDKGIDTVSMQLTPENLGKLDIKMIFDKGILTVEIVASNAKTQSLLLSNLDELKAVLQDSSQEKTFINVNTQKELADEYQNQNNQNNRQSQQQERKDNREYVETETSNMSDFENVDFLSELTKLREIYYNY
- the fliI gene encoding flagellar protein export ATPase FliI, which translates into the protein MGKVKQISGLKIEATGTKYKIGEICKIVTDNNKSIDAEVVGFNDSKVLLMPYQDIKGVGLGNVVVSTGKKLSIPVGDFLKGRIINSKGEPIDGKGEFKNVTSVSYVDNEYINPLERPRINSTLSFGVKAIDGILSIGKGQRMGIFAGSGVGKSTLLGMVAKNVKADINVIALVGERGREVREFIEKDLGEEGLKRSVLVVATSDQPAMLRIKCALVATTIAEYFKDQGKDVLLMMDSLTRFAMAQREIGLATGEPPVARGYTPSIYAELPKLLERSGNFGNGSITGIYTVLVEGDDTNEPISDTVRGIVDGHIVLTRALANRNHFPAIDINASISRLMNDIVGDKHNALAKKLRDILSLYYANYDLISIGAYKSGTNATLDDAIQKINNVNSFLQQGINESFTFEETLNLLEEVVQDK
- a CDS encoding FliH/SctL family protein; the protein is MSSIIKSSDVVIKGFHSNNYGEIKSLNINVVDEETVLEEVNARKEKIISNSVQEAKEIIEKANESKIQIQKEAIIEIQKMKKEAYTEGFELGKKDGYEDGKKQGYTDAEKELLNKKEELVAELLKQICLVEDSKEEVIKNYKDGLSELAINMAEKIIKTEVNQNEDVIKNLLTESINSYKNIEWLKIYLSSKDYITISTDKDIMEKLLKISEHVKLEVLTDSENGELIIETPDNVINAGVNTQVKNLKSIIFGAQES